A single window of Microbacterium oryzae DNA harbors:
- a CDS encoding tyrosine-type recombinase/integrase gives MSKLTKSVAQYELRRPLKGPDGTILFDPNTGKRMSEKTGKVVWRARYRVDGGKEHVRHFPTKRAGEAWLNEATAAIVTGSWADPVAGRLSWSDWVKVWESGQVWTESTSATVETAMRSVPWGDKAMREIKPSEVQRWVADESKRGLAPATIKTRLNFVQMCFRAAVNEGVIPKNPATTAKAPRGRKKDVAMKLLTTEQLAASLEVAEHFRPFVAVCAFAGLRLGEAAGLQLSDIDLDANTIAVNRQVQGTSIPSTKIVPPKAGSERTVYVPQELSEMLRVHVEREGITRPDEHLFVTPLGRLYNRNNAGDEWRRIRTEAELPSDVTLHALRHTFASNLIAAGCDVVTVQRALGHSQPSITLNVYSHLWPSAEDKTRTATAVFMGEVLASADSQRTPDNKPQVS, from the coding sequence ATGAGCAAGCTCACGAAGTCAGTGGCTCAGTACGAGCTCCGCCGACCGCTCAAGGGGCCTGACGGCACGATCCTTTTCGATCCGAACACGGGCAAGCGGATGTCGGAGAAGACGGGCAAGGTCGTCTGGCGCGCTCGATACCGAGTCGACGGCGGCAAGGAACACGTACGCCACTTCCCCACCAAGAGAGCGGGTGAGGCCTGGCTCAATGAAGCGACCGCCGCGATTGTTACTGGCTCGTGGGCGGACCCTGTGGCAGGGCGGCTCTCCTGGTCCGACTGGGTGAAGGTGTGGGAGTCCGGGCAGGTGTGGACTGAGAGTACGTCCGCGACTGTCGAGACTGCGATGCGGAGCGTCCCCTGGGGCGACAAGGCGATGCGCGAGATCAAGCCGTCGGAGGTGCAACGCTGGGTCGCCGACGAATCCAAGCGAGGGCTCGCCCCGGCAACGATCAAGACGCGCCTCAACTTTGTGCAGATGTGCTTCCGGGCCGCTGTGAACGAAGGCGTCATTCCGAAGAATCCGGCGACGACCGCCAAGGCACCTCGCGGCCGCAAGAAAGACGTCGCCATGAAGCTGCTGACAACGGAGCAGCTGGCCGCGTCGCTGGAGGTCGCCGAGCACTTTCGCCCGTTCGTGGCTGTGTGCGCATTCGCCGGCTTGCGCCTTGGGGAAGCGGCGGGGTTACAGCTGTCGGACATCGATCTCGATGCGAACACGATCGCCGTCAATCGACAGGTGCAAGGCACCTCGATCCCGTCGACGAAGATCGTGCCGCCGAAGGCAGGTAGCGAGAGGACGGTCTACGTGCCTCAAGAGCTGTCCGAGATGCTCCGCGTTCACGTCGAGCGTGAGGGCATCACCAGGCCGGATGAGCACCTGTTCGTGACGCCGCTAGGAAGGCTCTACAACCGCAACAACGCCGGGGACGAGTGGCGCAGGATCCGCACAGAAGCAGAGCTGCCCAGCGACGTCACCCTGCACGCGCTTCGCCACACTTTCGCGTCCAACCTGATCGCAGCCGGGTGCGACGTTGTCACCGTGCAGCGCGCTCTCGGGCACTCGCAGCCGTCGATCACGCTCAACGTCTACAGCCACCTGTGGCCGTCCGCGGAGGACAAAACGCGGACGGCCACAGCGGTGTTCATGGGGGAGGTGCTGGCTTCTGCGGACTCCCAGCGGACTCCTGACAACAAACCCCAGGTCAGCTAA
- a CDS encoding helix-turn-helix domain-containing protein — protein sequence MAPEEKSPFDVRFGGRIRSVREERGKTQAEVVADMRRRGIEYMNTSTLSRIEAGSRPVRLEEARVLARILAVSLDGMIAEGETIALVSARHRVAREKYVALREAVVNVTLAQLDIKHDVELLEDELKLMERDEFAFEAEILKENLESFGRIDILKDARELRDETLKAHKSLSGSRAGRFIATRLRK from the coding sequence ATGGCTCCGGAAGAGAAGTCGCCGTTCGATGTGCGCTTCGGCGGGCGCATCCGCAGCGTTCGCGAAGAGCGCGGGAAGACGCAAGCAGAAGTCGTGGCTGACATGAGGCGGCGCGGCATTGAGTACATGAACACCTCGACCTTGTCGCGGATCGAGGCGGGCTCCCGTCCCGTTCGCCTCGAGGAGGCGCGTGTCCTGGCGAGAATTCTGGCCGTCTCCCTCGACGGAATGATCGCCGAGGGGGAGACCATTGCTCTCGTCTCCGCTCGCCATCGCGTCGCGCGTGAGAAGTATGTCGCGCTGAGGGAGGCGGTGGTCAACGTCACACTGGCGCAGCTCGACATCAAGCACGACGTCGAGCTGCTCGAGGATGAGCTGAAGCTCATGGAGCGCGACGAGTTCGCTTTCGAGGCGGAAATCCTCAAGGAGAACCTCGAGAGCTTCGGTCGAATTGACATTCTGAAAGACGCGCGCGAGCTGCGGGATGAGACATTGAAGGCCCACAAGAGCCTGTCTGGAAGTCGAGCGGGTCGCTTCATAGCGACGCGTCTGCGCAAATGA
- a CDS encoding DoxX family protein, which yields MTSTARAIGRVALGAALAFAGITHLTVARQEFRAQVPDFVPLDPDTTVVASGVVEVTLGAALLFAHRRRSLVGKIAALFFTAIFPGNVAQWLHRRSAFGLDTDGKRFGRLFFQPVLVALALWSTRTPRRRA from the coding sequence ATGACCTCGACTGCCCGGGCCATCGGCCGCGTCGCGCTGGGGGCCGCCCTCGCCTTCGCCGGCATCACGCACCTCACCGTCGCGCGCCAGGAGTTCCGTGCGCAGGTGCCCGACTTCGTGCCGCTCGATCCCGACACGACCGTCGTCGCGTCGGGTGTCGTCGAAGTCACTCTGGGAGCCGCGCTCCTCTTCGCGCACCGTCGTCGCAGCCTGGTCGGGAAGATCGCCGCGCTGTTCTTCACGGCGATCTTCCCGGGCAACGTCGCGCAGTGGCTGCACCGGCGCAGCGCCTTCGGGCTCGACACCGACGGCAAGCGCTTCGGCCGGCTGTTCTTCCAGCCCGTGCTGGTCGCCCTCGCCCTGTGGTCGACGCGCACCCCGCGACGCCGCGCCTGA
- a CDS encoding MarR family transcriptional regulator → MVTADPAASSYWYGSGDDEHTAAALLAALRDYRAAEADLQRRTQAQMRLSDNELLAVGIVARSAQAGDLLQPGELARLLGLSTASVTGLIDRLEKAGYVERRPHPSDRRKLALAPTSHADARATLSGVHEGIIRAVEELAPDEIAGAMKFLKHMTRSVQDILVATQANPTVPGDSARAEPAREEPARSA, encoded by the coding sequence ATGGTGACCGCGGATCCTGCTGCCTCGTCGTACTGGTACGGCTCCGGCGACGACGAGCACACCGCGGCCGCCCTCTTGGCCGCGCTGCGCGACTATCGAGCCGCCGAGGCGGACCTGCAGCGGCGCACCCAGGCGCAGATGCGCCTCAGCGACAACGAGCTGCTGGCCGTCGGCATCGTCGCGCGGTCGGCGCAGGCCGGCGACCTCCTGCAGCCGGGCGAGCTCGCACGGCTGCTCGGACTGTCGACGGCCTCCGTCACCGGCCTCATCGACCGCCTCGAGAAGGCGGGATACGTGGAGCGGCGACCCCACCCATCCGATCGACGCAAGCTCGCCCTCGCCCCGACGTCGCATGCCGACGCGCGGGCGACGCTCTCCGGGGTGCATGAGGGGATCATCCGCGCGGTGGAGGAGCTCGCACCCGACGAGATCGCGGGCGCGATGAAGTTCCTGAAGCACATGACGCGCTCCGTGCAGGACATCCTCGTCGCGACGCAGGCGAACCCCACCGTGCCGGGCGACAGCGCTCGCGCGGAGCCGGCGCGCGAGGAGCCCGCGCGGTCCGCCTGA
- a CDS encoding helix-turn-helix domain-containing protein, with the protein MEQTAQSPVRQRFYFVPEAAAAIRRSEKATRWLIHTGALKSSKIGGRRVVTEQQIEEFFSEAG; encoded by the coding sequence ATGGAGCAGACAGCACAGTCTCCCGTTCGTCAGAGGTTCTACTTCGTCCCCGAAGCGGCAGCCGCGATCCGCCGCTCGGAAAAGGCGACCCGGTGGCTCATCCACACCGGAGCACTCAAGAGCTCGAAGATCGGTGGTCGGCGCGTGGTCACTGAGCAGCAGATCGAAGAGTTTTTCTCGGAGGCCGGGTGA
- a CDS encoding zinc-dependent alcohol dehydrogenase family protein: MRAVIMHGPGDVRVEDVDKPTLVEATDAIIRVTSTCVCGSDLWPYRGAQKSRGPARMGHEYVGVVEQVGDAVREVAVGDLVVGSFVASDNTCEICQAGFQSRCKHQVMMGSVGTQAEFARIPLADGTLVKVPGEPTPAQMRSLLAASDVLGTGWFAAVAAEAGPGKTVAVVGDGAVGLLAILAAQRLGADRIIAMSRHADRQALARRFGATDIVEERGAEGVARVKELTDGYGAHSTVEAVGTQESMMQAIRSTRPGGHVGFVGVSHGVELDGRDLFNATVSLLGGPAPVRRFLPELIDLIMADEIDPGAVFDLELPLEEAAEGYRAMDERRATKVLLSV, translated from the coding sequence ATGCGCGCAGTCATCATGCACGGCCCGGGCGACGTCCGCGTGGAGGACGTCGACAAGCCGACCCTCGTCGAGGCGACGGACGCGATCATCCGCGTCACCTCGACCTGCGTCTGCGGTTCGGACCTGTGGCCGTATCGCGGGGCGCAGAAGTCCCGCGGGCCGGCGCGGATGGGCCATGAGTACGTCGGCGTGGTGGAGCAGGTCGGCGACGCGGTGCGCGAGGTGGCGGTCGGCGATCTCGTCGTCGGGTCGTTCGTCGCCTCCGACAACACCTGCGAGATCTGCCAGGCGGGGTTCCAGTCGCGCTGCAAGCACCAGGTGATGATGGGGTCGGTCGGCACGCAGGCCGAGTTCGCGCGCATCCCGCTGGCGGACGGCACGCTCGTGAAGGTGCCGGGCGAGCCGACGCCCGCGCAGATGCGCAGCCTGCTGGCAGCGTCGGATGTGCTCGGCACGGGCTGGTTCGCCGCCGTCGCCGCGGAGGCGGGGCCGGGGAAGACGGTCGCGGTGGTCGGCGATGGCGCGGTCGGCCTGCTGGCCATCCTCGCCGCGCAGCGCCTCGGCGCCGACCGGATCATCGCGATGTCGCGTCACGCCGACCGGCAGGCCCTCGCCCGCCGCTTCGGCGCGACCGACATCGTCGAGGAGCGCGGCGCCGAGGGCGTCGCCCGCGTGAAGGAGCTCACCGACGGCTACGGCGCGCACTCGACGGTGGAGGCCGTGGGCACGCAGGAGTCGATGATGCAGGCCATCCGCTCGACTCGTCCCGGCGGGCACGTCGGCTTCGTCGGCGTCTCGCACGGAGTGGAGCTCGATGGCCGCGACCTCTTCAACGCGACGGTGAGCCTGCTGGGCGGCCCGGCGCCGGTGCGCCGCTTCCTGCCCGAGCTCATCGACCTGATCATGGCCGACGAGATCGACCCCGGCGCCGTCTTCGACCTCGAGTTGCCGCTCGAGGAGGCCGCGGAGGGATACCGCGCCATGGACGAGCGCCGCGCCACGAAGGTGCTGCTCTCGGTCTGA
- a CDS encoding YajQ family cyclic di-GMP-binding protein: MADSSFDIVSKIDRQEADNALNQARKEVEQRYDFKGTGASIEWSGESIVIKANSEDRVNAVLDVFQSKLIKRGISLKSLESGEPQASGKEYRLTSTLKEGISQENAKKIGKIIRDEGPKGVKSQIQGEELRVSSKSRDDLQEVIRLLKAADLDVDLQFINFR, translated from the coding sequence ATGGCCGACAGCTCATTCGACATCGTCTCCAAGATCGACCGTCAGGAAGCGGACAACGCCCTGAACCAGGCGCGCAAGGAGGTCGAGCAGCGCTACGACTTCAAGGGAACCGGCGCCTCCATCGAGTGGAGCGGCGAGTCGATCGTCATCAAGGCGAACAGCGAGGACCGCGTCAACGCGGTGCTGGATGTCTTCCAGTCGAAGCTCATCAAGCGTGGCATCTCGCTGAAGAGCCTCGAGTCTGGCGAGCCGCAGGCCTCGGGCAAGGAGTACCGCCTCACCTCCACGCTCAAGGAGGGGATCTCGCAGGAGAACGCCAAGAAGATCGGCAAGATCATTCGCGACGAGGGCCCCAAGGGCGTGAAGTCGCAGATCCAGGGCGAGGAGCTGCGGGTGTCGTCCAAGAGCCGCGACGACCTGCAGGAGGTCATCCGCCTGCTGAAGGCGGCGGACCTCGACGTCGACCTGCAGTTCATCAACTTCCGGTAA
- a CDS encoding FBP domain-containing protein: MRPLTQEDVLGSFVNADDRELKLVELPHDFMLTEWDHLDFLAWRDPNTRSRGYIVAEIDGEPTGVVLRAASTTSSARHGICNICRTMQPGNQVTMFTARKAGPAGEKGDSVGTYICADLSCHENVRLALPLAPNEYRASVDRKIDGTAKRSRAFVERVLEEAA; the protein is encoded by the coding sequence ATGCGCCCGCTCACACAGGAGGATGTGCTCGGATCGTTCGTGAACGCGGATGACCGGGAGCTCAAGCTCGTCGAACTGCCGCACGACTTCATGCTGACCGAGTGGGACCACCTGGACTTCCTGGCCTGGCGCGACCCGAACACCCGCAGCCGCGGCTACATCGTCGCGGAGATCGACGGCGAGCCGACGGGTGTCGTCCTGCGCGCGGCGTCGACGACGTCGAGCGCCCGCCACGGCATCTGCAACATCTGCCGCACGATGCAGCCCGGCAATCAGGTGACGATGTTCACCGCGCGCAAGGCCGGGCCCGCGGGGGAGAAGGGCGACAGCGTGGGCACGTACATCTGCGCCGACCTCTCGTGCCATGAGAACGTGCGGCTCGCGCTGCCGCTCGCGCCCAACGAGTACCGCGCCAGCGTCGACCGCAAGATCGACGGAACCGCCAAGCGCTCCCGCGCGTTCGTCGAGCGCGTCCTCGAGGAAGCGGCCTAG
- a CDS encoding AAA family ATPase, whose amino-acid sequence MTETATETRRARLTAASNVFMTRQRELFTSRIPLGTVTLVAGYAGEGKSSWLVHVTALGSLGHLDGDLNGVPITTIWTNIEDDPSRVQVPRLTAAGANLDKVLFLTIDSTVDEITRETIPSLPLDIGAFRDALLQSGAKLLILDPASSLMSGDLNKREDARRSLDALSALAQELDVAIVLVMHLAKGRGRASEKISGSHALRDAVRSVLLVARDDETDQRIITVDKANYGPYTGKSWAFAMVDTTVETAEGDVLHIGRVQDLGETDMTVDSIINRSDDDESDDRSEAERWLIGHLEDKGGSAPAGDIRKAALADGFEWRTVQKWSRKVVEKKKTGYQGAWVWTLDLTKDAPKDSKHARAQSAGTFGTFDPAPVIDLASRRGGDTQ is encoded by the coding sequence ATGACCGAAACCGCTACGGAGACCCGACGCGCACGCCTCACGGCAGCGTCGAACGTCTTCATGACCCGACAGCGCGAGCTGTTCACCTCCCGCATCCCGCTCGGCACCGTCACGCTTGTCGCCGGATACGCGGGCGAAGGTAAGTCGTCCTGGCTCGTGCATGTCACGGCTCTTGGTTCGCTCGGACATCTCGACGGTGACCTCAACGGCGTCCCCATCACGACCATCTGGACGAACATCGAGGACGACCCCAGCCGCGTGCAGGTTCCCCGGCTCACCGCAGCCGGAGCGAACCTCGACAAGGTCCTGTTCCTCACTATCGACAGCACCGTAGACGAGATCACGCGCGAGACGATCCCCAGCCTTCCGCTTGACATCGGAGCGTTCCGCGACGCACTGCTGCAGTCCGGCGCGAAACTGCTCATCCTCGACCCAGCCTCGAGCCTCATGTCCGGCGACCTCAACAAGAGGGAGGACGCTCGCCGCTCGCTCGACGCGCTCTCCGCGCTCGCGCAGGAGCTCGACGTCGCGATCGTGCTCGTCATGCACCTCGCGAAGGGCAGGGGCAGGGCCTCGGAGAAGATCTCGGGGTCGCACGCTCTCCGCGATGCCGTTCGTTCGGTCCTGCTCGTCGCCAGAGATGACGAGACCGACCAGCGCATCATCACGGTCGACAAGGCCAATTACGGCCCATACACCGGGAAGTCGTGGGCGTTCGCGATGGTCGACACCACGGTCGAAACGGCAGAAGGCGACGTCCTTCACATCGGCCGGGTGCAGGACCTCGGCGAGACCGACATGACCGTCGACAGCATCATCAACCGCTCCGACGATGACGAGTCCGACGACCGCAGCGAGGCCGAACGCTGGCTCATCGGACACCTCGAGGACAAGGGCGGATCGGCACCGGCCGGCGACATCCGGAAGGCAGCTCTCGCAGACGGTTTCGAGTGGCGAACGGTCCAGAAGTGGAGCCGCAAGGTCGTCGAGAAGAAGAAGACCGGCTACCAGGGCGCTTGGGTCTGGACCCTCGATCTGACCAAAGATGCACCCAAAGATTCCAAACATGCACGGGCGCAGAGCGCAGGCACCTTTGGCACCTTTGACCCCGCACCGGTGATCGACCTCGCCTCCCGCCGGGGAGGTGACACCCAATGA